A region from the Cannabis sativa cultivar Pink pepper isolate KNU-18-1 chromosome 9, ASM2916894v1, whole genome shotgun sequence genome encodes:
- the LOC115723289 gene encoding caffeoylshikimate esterase isoform X1 has protein sequence MALKSAKFSRCHLLDEFRVRFNFQKKKNKNKTTRESMAPSVSVRLQGVDDEMQKLLDSNMDEAPARRRAREAFKDIQLGIDHILFKTPTDGLKMKESYERNSRGVEIFSKSWLPETSSPKAIVCYCHGYGDTCTFFFEGLARKLALKGYGVFAMDYPGFGLSEGLHCYIPSFDQLVDDCIEHYTKVKENPQFNALPSFLFGQSMGGAVALKMHLKQPHAWSGAVLVAPMCKIADDMYPPVLVTQILIGLAKVLPKMKLVPQKDLAEAAFRDLNKRKLAAYNVIAYKDKPRLRTALEMLNTTQEIEHRLGEVSLPLLILHGEADTITDPSVSKALYEKASSSDKKLNLYKDAYHSLLEGETDEMIDTVFNDIILWLNEHTTKNTE, from the exons ATGGCGTTGAAGTCCGCAAAGTTCTCAAGGTGCCACCTTTTGGATG AATTCAGGGTCAGATTTAATttccagaagaagaagaataagaatAAGACCACTCGTGAATCAATGGCACCTTCTGTCTCTGTAAGGCTGCAAGGCGTTGATGATGAAATGCAGAAGCTTTTGGATTCAAACATGGACGAAGCTCCTGCTAGAAGACGTGCGAGGGAGGCTTTTAAGGATATTCAGCTTGGAATTGATCATATTTTGTTTAAG ACACCTACTGATGGATTGAAAATGAAGGAG TCTTATGAGAGGAACTCTAGGGGAGTGGAAATTTTCTCCAAGAGTTGGCTTCCAGAGACATCTTCCCCAAAAGCAATAGTGTGTTATTGTCACGGTTATGGTGACACTTGCACATTTTTCTTTGAAG GACTTGCAAGGAAGTTGGCATTAAAGGGATATGGGGTTTTTGCAATGGATTATCCAGGATTTGGCCTTTCGGAAGGTCTTCATTGTTACATTCCAAGCTTTGACCAGCTAGTAGATGATTGCATTGAGCATTACACTAAAGTGAAAG AGAACCCGCAGTTCAATGCTCTTCCAAGCTTCCTCTTTGGCCAATCAATGGGTGGAGCTGTAGCTCTTAAGATGCATCTAAAGCAACCACACGCATGGAGTGGTGCAGTTCTTGTAGCACCTATGTGCAAA ATTGCAGATGACATGTATCCACCAGTGCTGGTAACTCAGATCCTGATTGGGTTGGCCAAAGTTCTTCCAAAGATGAAATTAGTTCCACAGAAGGATTTGGCTGAGGCTGCATTTAGAGACTTGAATAAGAGAAAATTG gCAGCTTACAATGTCATTGCTTATAAAGATAAACCACGGTTACGTACTGCCTTAGAAATGCTTAACACTACACAAGAGATAGAACATCGACTGGGAGAA GTTTCCCTGCCATTATTAATTTTGCACGGCGAGGCTGACACTATTACCGATCCATCTGTTAGCAAGGCACTGTATGAGAAGGCTAGCAGTTCGGACAAGAAGCTTAACCTCTATAAGGATGCGTATCATTCCCTTCTTGAGGGTGAGACAGATGAAATGATAGATACAGTCTTCAATGACATCATCTTGTGGCTTAATGAGCACACCACCAAAAACACTGAGTAA
- the LOC115723289 gene encoding caffeoylshikimate esterase isoform X2: protein MAPSVSVRLQGVDDEMQKLLDSNMDEAPARRRAREAFKDIQLGIDHILFKTPTDGLKMKESYERNSRGVEIFSKSWLPETSSPKAIVCYCHGYGDTCTFFFEGLARKLALKGYGVFAMDYPGFGLSEGLHCYIPSFDQLVDDCIEHYTKVKENPQFNALPSFLFGQSMGGAVALKMHLKQPHAWSGAVLVAPMCKIADDMYPPVLVTQILIGLAKVLPKMKLVPQKDLAEAAFRDLNKRKLAAYNVIAYKDKPRLRTALEMLNTTQEIEHRLGEVSLPLLILHGEADTITDPSVSKALYEKASSSDKKLNLYKDAYHSLLEGETDEMIDTVFNDIILWLNEHTTKNTE, encoded by the exons ATGGCACCTTCTGTCTCTGTAAGGCTGCAAGGCGTTGATGATGAAATGCAGAAGCTTTTGGATTCAAACATGGACGAAGCTCCTGCTAGAAGACGTGCGAGGGAGGCTTTTAAGGATATTCAGCTTGGAATTGATCATATTTTGTTTAAG ACACCTACTGATGGATTGAAAATGAAGGAG TCTTATGAGAGGAACTCTAGGGGAGTGGAAATTTTCTCCAAGAGTTGGCTTCCAGAGACATCTTCCCCAAAAGCAATAGTGTGTTATTGTCACGGTTATGGTGACACTTGCACATTTTTCTTTGAAG GACTTGCAAGGAAGTTGGCATTAAAGGGATATGGGGTTTTTGCAATGGATTATCCAGGATTTGGCCTTTCGGAAGGTCTTCATTGTTACATTCCAAGCTTTGACCAGCTAGTAGATGATTGCATTGAGCATTACACTAAAGTGAAAG AGAACCCGCAGTTCAATGCTCTTCCAAGCTTCCTCTTTGGCCAATCAATGGGTGGAGCTGTAGCTCTTAAGATGCATCTAAAGCAACCACACGCATGGAGTGGTGCAGTTCTTGTAGCACCTATGTGCAAA ATTGCAGATGACATGTATCCACCAGTGCTGGTAACTCAGATCCTGATTGGGTTGGCCAAAGTTCTTCCAAAGATGAAATTAGTTCCACAGAAGGATTTGGCTGAGGCTGCATTTAGAGACTTGAATAAGAGAAAATTG gCAGCTTACAATGTCATTGCTTATAAAGATAAACCACGGTTACGTACTGCCTTAGAAATGCTTAACACTACACAAGAGATAGAACATCGACTGGGAGAA GTTTCCCTGCCATTATTAATTTTGCACGGCGAGGCTGACACTATTACCGATCCATCTGTTAGCAAGGCACTGTATGAGAAGGCTAGCAGTTCGGACAAGAAGCTTAACCTCTATAAGGATGCGTATCATTCCCTTCTTGAGGGTGAGACAGATGAAATGATAGATACAGTCTTCAATGACATCATCTTGTGGCTTAATGAGCACACCACCAAAAACACTGAGTAA